The DNA region GTCAGCGCGTCGTAGAACGTGCGGTTCGGCTTCTCCATCTCGCCGTGCGGCTCGAACACCAGGTGATCGCGCACCCAGACGGAGTCGAATCCGAAGCTCTCGGCGAGCTTCGATCCCTCCAGGAGCTTCTCCTTGCTCGCCTCCTCGCCGAAGTGCGGCAGCAGCAGTCCGAATTTCATGTCAGTTCCTCTCCAGCGGCGAACGCCGCCCTGTCTTCCGCCGATGCGGCGAGCTTTCCGAATGTGCGGTCGCCGACGACCTCGTCGCCGACGTAGACGTCGACACCGCGCACGAGCGTGCGCTGGATGCGGGCGCTGATGGTGCGCCCGTCGTAGGGGGTCCAGCCGATCTTCGACAGCACGCCGTCGTTCGTGATCGTCCACTCGTCGGCGAGGTCGGCGATGACGATGTCGGCGTCCGCCCCGATCGTGAGCGATCCCTTCACACCCTCCAGGCCGAACTTGGCGGCGGGGATATGGGCGACCATGTCGATCGCGCGCTGCAGGTCGAGCTCGCCCTTGTTGACCGCGTCGAGCATGAGCTCGTAGTAGTACTGGATGCCGGGGGTGCCGGTGTGCGAACTCCACATCTGCGTCCACCCGACCTCCTTCTCCTCGCGCGTGTGCGGGGCGTGGTCGCTGGCGGCGATGTCGATCGTGCCGTCGCGCATGCCCTCCCAGACGGCCGCGCGGTTGTCGTCGGGCACCCAGTAGCTGAGCGCGTACGGGCCGAGGGTCTCGACGTCGTTCCAGGTCGACAGGAACGGCGCCCAGTGGTTGACCTCGCAGGTCACGTCGATGCCGTTCTGCTTGGCGCGCCGAACGGCCTCGATCGAGCGTCGGGTCTGGATGTGCGCGATGTGCACGGGACAGCCGGAGGCCTCGGCGAGACGCAGCACGACGTCGATGGCCGTGTCCCAGATCACACCCTCGCGCGCGGCGTAGGCGGAGGCGTAGCCCTCGGGGGTGTTCTCGCCGCGGGCGAGGTAGGCGCCCTCGATGTAATCCATGAGCGCCTGGTCGTGCGGGTGCACGATGAAGCGCTTGCCGGTCTGGGCGATGTGATCCATGATCTCGAGCAGGTGGCCGTGGTTGTGGATGCCGGTGCCGGAGGGGTGCGGGTAGTCGCGGCCCGTGTCGACGACCATGTAGATCTTGTACGCCCGGATGCCCATCTCGCTCATGCCGGCGATCTCATCGAACTTCGTCGGCGCGGGGTTGTGGTTCCAGTCGACGATCGACGACTCCTCATACCGGTGGAACACGTCGGTCAACGTGGCGACGTCGGTGGTCGGCGGCTTGAGGTTGGGCATCCCGAACATCGTGGTGACGCCACCGGCCGCGGCCTGCAGGCTCGTCGTGTAGATGTCGTCCTTGTGCTCGTAGCCGGGTTCGCGGGTGTGCACGTGCACGTCGACCATGCCGGGAAGCACGAGCTTGCCCGCGGCGTCGATCGTGCGCGCAGCCGCGACGTCGGTACCGGCCGCGACCATGCCCGCGACCTTGCCGTCGGCGACGAGCAGGTCGGCCAGGACCGGCCCTGCGGGGGTGACGACGGTGCCGCCGGTGATCTTCAGATCCACGCTCATCGCGCGACCTCCTCTTTGCTGTCGGACTGTGTCTGCACGGTTTCGGTGGTGAGGGATTCGCCGATCGCGGGCGACGGCGAAGACCGGTGGATGAGGTGCGCCGGGCGCACGTACCGGTCGAACCAGCCCACGATCACCGGGGTGGTCTGCTCCCAGTACGCGTCGTAGGCGGCGTAGTGGGTGGTGTGCCGCTGCATGATGAGCTGCTTCGGTCCGCGTGCCGCCTCGTAAAGCGCCTCGGCGTGGTCGGTCGGGGTGGTGGCGTCGCCTTCGACGCCGATCACGAGCAGCGGTGTGGTCAGGCGGCCGGCCGCGTCGATCGGCCGGTACGCGATGATGCCCTCGGCGCACGCGAGCGGCACGGCTGTCGGGATGCGGTCGTCGACGTCGGCCTTGATCTTCGTCGCCCGACGCTCGGCCGTGGGGATCATGATCTCCTCACGGGGGTGCACGATCCGCCCCTCCCCCGTGGCGACGCGCAGGCGGCGGTCCTCTTCGAGGGACTTCTGGAAGTCGAGCCACTCGTACTCGCTGCGCATGCGGTGCAGCCAGTCCTCGCCGTCGGCGACCGGCACCTGGCTGACCGCGGCCTTGATGCGCGGGTCGGCGTCGGCGAGGAGCACGGCGTTGCCGCCCCCGGTGCCGCCGGTGCCGAAGACCCCGATCGCGTCGGCGATCACGTCGTCGCGGGTGGTGAGGTAGGTCACGGCGTTCACCAGGTCCTGCAGCTGCCAGGCCGGCGAGAGGTATCCGCGGTCGCCTTCGGAGTCGCCGAAGCCGCGGTAGTCGATCACGAGCACGGCGAAGCCGGCATCGACCAGCGCCTCGTGGTAGCGCACGTAGAGCTTGGCGTCCTTCAGCCCGAGCCAACCGGGGCCCTGAACGATCGCGCGGTACGGACCTTGATGATCGGGGGTGCGCCACACGGCGGAGATGCGCTGACCCTCGCTGAAGTACGAGACGGGTGTGGTCTGCATGGGTTCCTCTCGGCTGAACGCGGCGTCGCGATCGGCGATGTGCGCCGCTGCGGTGGGGCGCTCTCCATCCTCGTCGATTTTGGATCCAGAATCCAGTATTGATTTGGATCCAGTATCCGCGCTACCATGACCCCATCGCGTCGACCCGATTGGCCGACGCCGGTGGTCCCGACCTGGACTGCGAACGTGCTCTCTCTTGCGCCCTTCCCGTCCTCGTCTCCCGGAGAACCATGCCTGCCACCGCCCGCGCCCTCGGCGCCCTCCCCGCCCTCGCCCTGCTCGTCGCCGCCGGACTCAGCGGCTGCGCCGGCGCGCCGGCGTCATCGGCCGAAGCGCCCGACGCCGAAACCCCCAGCACCGAGCCGATCGTGCTCGACAACTGCGGCACCGAGGTCTCGCTCGGCGCCACGCCGCAGCGCATCCTCACCGTGAAGTCGTCGACTCTCGAACTCGCGCTGGCCCTCGGCGCCGGGGATCGGATCATCGGCTCCGCCTTCTCCGACGGCCCGCTGCCTGACGATCTCGCGGCGGATGCCGAGGACATCCCGGTCGTCTCCGACAAGGTGCCGTCGAAGGAGGCCGTGCTCGACCTCGAGCCCGACCTGGTGTTCGCCGGATGGGAGTCGAACTTCTCGGTCGACGGCGCCGGTGAGCGAGCCGACCTGCAGAATCTCGGCATCACCACCTACGTCGCCCCCGCGGCCTGCAAGGCTCCGGCCTACATGCCCGACCCGCTCACGTTCGACACCGTCTTCGATGGCTTCGCGGAGGCCGGCCAACTGCTCGGCGAGACGGAGGCGGCGAGCGCGCTGATCGCCGAGCAGCGCGCAGAGCTCGACGCGATCACCCCCGACGACCGTGGCCTCACGGCGCTCTGGTACTCGTCCGGCACCGACCAGCCCTTCGTGGGCGCCGGCATCGGCGCGCCGGAGATGATCATGTCGGCCGCCGGGCTCGAGAACGTCTTCGCCGACGTGCACGACACCTGGACGTCGAGCTCGTGGGAGCTGATCGCCGAGGCCGACCCCGACGTGATCGTGCTGGTGGACGCCGCCTGGAACACCGCCGCGTCGAAGATCGCGCTGCTCACCTCGAACCCGGTCACCGCACAGCTCGACGCGGTGCGGAACGAGCGGTACGTGCTGGTCGACTTCCCGGCGACCGAGGCCGGCATCCGCAACGTGAAGGCCGTGGAATCGATCGTGACGCAGCTCGGAGAGCAGTGAGCGTCACGGTTCCGCTGCGCACGGCTCTCCCTGTCGCGGCGGCATCCGCTCCCCACCCCCGGGGACGTACCGTCTCGGCGATCACGGTGCTGCTGCTCGCCCTGGCGGGATCGGTGGTCGCCGCGGTCGCGATCGGGCCGGCCGACATCGCCCCGGCCGAGCTCGCGGCGAGCGTGTGGTCGCACCTGACCGGCGCGGCCACAGGCCTCACCCCGCTCCGCGACGCGATCATCTGGGAGGGGCGAGTACCCCGCGTTCTCACGGCCGCGGCGGTCGGAGGCGGCCTGGCCCTGTGCGGTGCCGTGATGCAGGCCCTCACCCGCAACCCGCTCGCCGATCCCTACCTGCTCGGTCTGTCCTCCGGCGCCTCGACCGGCGCGGTGATCGTCATCGTGCTCGGTGCGGCGGTGGCACTGCCGTTCGCCGCGTTCGCGGGTGCGCTGCTCGCCCTGACACTCACGTTGGGCCTCGCGCGCGCGGCCGGTTCCGCAGGAGCCACCGCCGTGGTCCTCGCCGGTCTCGCCGTGTCGGCCGTGCTCGCGGCACTGACCAGCCTCGTGATCTTCTGGAGCGCGACGAACGACAGCTACCGTGAGATCCTCAGCTGGCTGCTCGGCTCCCTCGGAGGTGCCGACTGGGCGGACGCCGCCCTCGCCGGGGTCGCCGTGGTGGTCTGCGCCGTCCCCCTGCTGGCTGCAGCCCGGCCACTGGACACCCTCGTACTGGGTGACACCGCAGCCGAGGCACTCGGCATCCCGGTGACCCGGCTGCGCGTGCTGCTCTTCGTGTGCACGGCGCTGCTGACCGGAGCGCTCGTGGCGGTGAGCGGGTCGATCGGCTTCGTCGGACTGATCCTGCCGCACGCGGTTCGGGCGGTCGTCGGCGCCCGGCATCGCGCGCTGCTGCCGGTCTCGTTCCTCGCGGGCGCCGTGTTCCTCATCTGGGCCGACACCATCGCCCGCACCGTGTTCGAGCCACGCGAGCTCCCGGTCGGGATCGTCACCGCTTTGATCGGCGGCCCCGTGTTCGCGCTGCTGATGCTGCGTATGCGGAAGAGCCGCGCATGACCGGAGTGCGTGAGGACGGCCTCGATGCCCGACGCATCCGATTCGCGCACGGGGGTCGGATCCTCTGCGACGACATGCACATCACCGCCCCCGGAGGTTCGGTGACCGCTCTCCTCGGACCCAACGGCTCGGGCAAGAGCACGCTGCTGCGGCTGATCGCCGGAACCCTGCGGGGCGAGGTCGAGACCCTCGCGCTTGACGGCGCATCGCTGCCGTCGATGCGGCGGCGGGAGCGCGCACAGCGCGTCGCCCTGGTCGAGCAGGAGTGGTCGACCGCCGAGGGGATGACCGGGCGCGACATCGTCGGGCTCGGACTGCTTCCCCACCGCGGGTGGCTGTCGTTCGAGGGGGCGCAGACGGATGCCGTCGCCACCGATGCGGCTCTCGTCCGCGCGGGGGCGCTCGAGTTCGCGGAGCGCGATGCCGCGACCCTGTCCGGCGGCGAACGCCAACGGGTGAACCTCGCGAGGGCCCTCGCTCAGCGACCGGCGCTGCTGTTGTGCGATGAGCCGACGAACCACCTCGATATCCGCGCGCAGCTGGACGCACTCGCCCTCCTCGCGTCCCTCGCGCGCGACGGCATGACCGTGCTGGCTGCTCTGCACGATCTCAATCACGCGGCGGCATTCGCCGATCGCGTCGTCGTGATCGCCGACGGTCACGTGCAGGCGCAGGGTTCCCCACAGGAGGTGCTGACGCGGGAGCTCATCGCGCGCGTCTGGCAGGTCGACGCCGAGGTGCTCCTCCGGCCGGGCAGCGATCGTCCACTGATCGTGTTCGATGCGGCTCCCGCCCTCACGCGCTGACCGGCTCGGACGATCGGGATTCAGACGAGCTCGGCGGATGCGAACTGCGGAGCGAGGACGAACGAGCCCAAGCGGTGCGCGAGCGCTTCCGCCTCGGCCTCCAGCGCCACCTGCTCCTGGCAGTCGTCGAGCGCCACGGAGCCGGCACCCCCTCCCACCCCGGCGAGCGCGCATACCTGCGCGGGTTTCCGCAGCTGGTCGAAGGTCATGGGCAGACTCTCGCATCGCGTGTGCCCGCACAGCAGGTGCGAGAGCTCGTGGATCACCACGTGCAGTCGGTACCACTGCGGATCGGAGCGGCGGACCGGAATCCTCGCACGGTCACCGTCGACGAGCAGGAACCGCGGAACGGCCCGCCACTCCTCCTCGTTCAACACGTCGACCTCGATGTCCAGCCCCAGCAGGGCGGACGCCCGTTCCGTGATGCACTGCATACTCGCGCCGCACTCGACCTCCAACTCTTCGAAGAGCCGGTCCACTCGGCTTCGACCACTCACGATTCCCTCACCCCTCGCACAGCCCGACCCCCTTTCGGCCGGACAACCCTCACAGTGGAGAGACGGCGGTGGGGGCCCGGTCATTACGCCGAAAGACTGGGAACTTTCGGCCAGTCTTTCGAGACCTGTGACTATGACGTTTGGTGCGCGTCGAGCTCAGCTGAGTGGAGAGCCTCGGCGGCGAGAGCCGTCGCAGTGTCGAGATCGCGCATCCACAGCGGATGCACCGGCGCGCGCAGTCCGGCCGCCTCGAGCCCGCCTGCGAGAGAAGCATCCTCCTCGGCGATGAGCCACGCATCCAACAGTCCGCCGGCTGCGCGTGCCCCGTAGTGGTGTCCGACCGCGTCGGCGGTGGCGGCGAGACCGATGGCGGCGAGACAGGCGTCGGCCATACCGCGCACGGGCGCACCGGCGATGATCGGCGACACCCCGACCACGGCTCCGGGGGCGGCACGTACGGCGTCGGAGATGCCGGGGACCGAGAGGATCGGCCCGAGCGAGACCACGGGATTCGACGGGGCGAACAGGATGACGTCCGCCGCAGCCAGCGCGTCGACCACTCCGGGTGCGGGCGCGGACTGCGCGATCCCCGGCGCATCGAACCGCTGCGCCGGGAGGGTCGCACGATGCCGGGTCCACCACTCCTGGAAGTGCATCCGACCCCGGGCGGTGAACACGTGGGTGTCGACTTCGGTATCGGTCATGGGCAGCAGTCGGATGCCGAGCGGCCATCGGGAGGCGAGGCGATCGACGACCTCGGTCACGGAGGCGCCGTCGCGGAGCCAGCCCGTGCGGGCGATGTGCGCACCGAGGTCGAGGTCACCCAACGTGAACCACGGCCAGCCGGCTCCCCATGCCTGCAACTCGGTGGCGACGCGCTCGCTCTCTCCCGCCCTCCCCCATCCGCGTGCGGTGTCGTTGACACCGGCGAGCGCGTAGATCATCGAGTCGACATCGGGCTGCAGCCGCAGGCCGCTGAGCCACAGGTCGTCGCCGGTGTTGACGATCACCGTGATCTCGGCTCGGGTTCCTCCCGCGGCATCCGGCCACCGTCGCCGTGCGGCCTCCCGCACACCGACCACGAACTTCGATCCGCCGACGCCACCGGCGAGGACGACGATGCGCGGGCCATCGGAGGTGTCGGCGACGCCGCCGGTCATGAGGCGAGCACCAGCGGTCGGTCGACCAGCGCCGCGGTGCGCGGGCCCAGTCCGGCACGGCGGGCGGCCCGCAGGTGCTCGGCATGATCGAGGTCACGTCGCAGACCGCTCAAGACGGGAAACCCGACCTCGACGAAGCCGGCCGCGCGATGTGCGGAGGCCGAGTCCACCCCGAAACACGGAGTGAGGTCGAAACCCGCCCGCGCCGTGGCGAGCACGGTGCCGGTGCCCTCGGCGTCCGGCACGAACGCCCGGGAGTGCGAAGAGGCGAACGCGAGCGCCCTGGCCAGCTCGTCGGGGCGCAGCGCCGGCAGGTCGCCGAGCATCACGGCACGAGGGCGCAGGTCGGGGGCCGCGCTCACGCCGAGCCCGATCGCCGCGGTCAGCCCTTCGCTGCGGTCGCGCACCAGTCGCACCCGCGGCAGCACACGCAGAGCGGTCGCCGTGACCTCGTCGCTCGTGACGACGATGACTTCGGCGACGCGCTCGCATGCGGTGGCCGCCTCGACCGTGTCGAGGGCGATCGCGCGGGCGAGGGGCTCGCGATCGACGCCGGGGATGCGCAACCGCGACTTGCCGATCTCGGCGCGCTTCACCGGGATCACCACGATCCACTCACGAGCGGGCACTCCCGGCAGCGGCACCCCGACTCCCGAACCGCGGATCATCTCCGTCGCCTCACCCGCGCAGTTCGGCAGCGGTGTCGCGCAGTACGGCGGTGTCGCGCAGCCGGGGCGCGATGTCGCGCTCGAACAGTTGCAGGAACCGGCGCTGGTCGTGACCCGGCGCGTGGAAGACGAGGTGGTTGAAGCCCCAGTCGATGTACTGCTGGATCTCGGCGGCCACGGCATCCGGGTCGTTCCCGACGATCCAGCGCTTGGCGATGGTCTCGAGCGGCAGCGCATCGGCGGCCTTCTCCATCTCGACGGGGTCGGTGATGTCGTGCTTCTGCTCCTTCGAGAGCGACAGCGGCGACCAGAAGCGGGTGTTCTCCAACGCCGCCTCCCGGGTCTCCTCGTACGACAGCTTGATCTCGATCATCCGGTCGTAGTCGTCGAACGAGCGCTCGGACTGCTCGAGCCCCTCTCTCACGGCCGGGAGCAGCTGGTCGACGTAGAGCTCCTGGCCCTTGCCCGAGGTGCAGATGAAGCCGTCGCCCGCGCGCCCGGCGTAGCGCGCGACCATCGGTCCGCCCGCGGCGATGTAGATCGGGATGCCGCCCTCGGGACGGTCGTAGATCGAGGCGTCGTGCGTGGAGTAGTACTCGCCGTCGAAG from Microbacterium sp. SY138 includes:
- a CDS encoding dihydroorotase family protein, which produces MSVDLKITGGTVVTPAGPVLADLLVADGKVAGMVAAGTDVAAARTIDAAGKLVLPGMVDVHVHTREPGYEHKDDIYTTSLQAAAGGVTTMFGMPNLKPPTTDVATLTDVFHRYEESSIVDWNHNPAPTKFDEIAGMSEMGIRAYKIYMVVDTGRDYPHPSGTGIHNHGHLLEIMDHIAQTGKRFIVHPHDQALMDYIEGAYLARGENTPEGYASAYAAREGVIWDTAIDVVLRLAEASGCPVHIAHIQTRRSIEAVRRAKQNGIDVTCEVNHWAPFLSTWNDVETLGPYALSYWVPDDNRAAVWEGMRDGTIDIAASDHAPHTREEKEVGWTQMWSSHTGTPGIQYYYELMLDAVNKGELDLQRAIDMVAHIPAAKFGLEGVKGSLTIGADADIVIADLADEWTITNDGVLSKIGWTPYDGRTISARIQRTLVRGVDVYVGDEVVGDRTFGKLAASAEDRAAFAAGEELT
- a CDS encoding CocE/NonD family hydrolase, with amino-acid sequence MQTTPVSYFSEGQRISAVWRTPDHQGPYRAIVQGPGWLGLKDAKLYVRYHEALVDAGFAVLVIDYRGFGDSEGDRGYLSPAWQLQDLVNAVTYLTTRDDVIADAIGVFGTGGTGGGNAVLLADADPRIKAAVSQVPVADGEDWLHRMRSEYEWLDFQKSLEEDRRLRVATGEGRIVHPREEIMIPTAERRATKIKADVDDRIPTAVPLACAEGIIAYRPIDAAGRLTTPLLVIGVEGDATTPTDHAEALYEAARGPKQLIMQRHTTHYAAYDAYWEQTTPVIVGWFDRYVRPAHLIHRSSPSPAIGESLTTETVQTQSDSKEEVAR
- a CDS encoding putative F420-0 ABC transporter substrate-binding protein; amino-acid sequence: MPATARALGALPALALLVAAGLSGCAGAPASSAEAPDAETPSTEPIVLDNCGTEVSLGATPQRILTVKSSTLELALALGAGDRIIGSAFSDGPLPDDLAADAEDIPVVSDKVPSKEAVLDLEPDLVFAGWESNFSVDGAGERADLQNLGITTYVAPAACKAPAYMPDPLTFDTVFDGFAEAGQLLGETEAASALIAEQRAELDAITPDDRGLTALWYSSGTDQPFVGAGIGAPEMIMSAAGLENVFADVHDTWTSSSWELIAEADPDVIVLVDAAWNTAASKIALLTSNPVTAQLDAVRNERYVLVDFPATEAGIRNVKAVESIVTQLGEQ
- a CDS encoding putative F420-0 ABC transporter permease subunit produces the protein MTVLLLALAGSVVAAVAIGPADIAPAELAASVWSHLTGAATGLTPLRDAIIWEGRVPRVLTAAAVGGGLALCGAVMQALTRNPLADPYLLGLSSGASTGAVIVIVLGAAVALPFAAFAGALLALTLTLGLARAAGSAGATAVVLAGLAVSAVLAALTSLVIFWSATNDSYREILSWLLGSLGGADWADAALAGVAVVVCAVPLLAAARPLDTLVLGDTAAEALGIPVTRLRVLLFVCTALLTGALVAVSGSIGFVGLILPHAVRAVVGARHRALLPVSFLAGAVFLIWADTIARTVFEPRELPVGIVTALIGGPVFALLMLRMRKSRA
- a CDS encoding ABC transporter ATP-binding protein, yielding MTGVREDGLDARRIRFAHGGRILCDDMHITAPGGSVTALLGPNGSGKSTLLRLIAGTLRGEVETLALDGASLPSMRRRERAQRVALVEQEWSTAEGMTGRDIVGLGLLPHRGWLSFEGAQTDAVATDAALVRAGALEFAERDAATLSGGERQRVNLARALAQRPALLLCDEPTNHLDIRAQLDALALLASLARDGMTVLAALHDLNHAAAFADRVVVIADGHVQAQGSPQEVLTRELIARVWQVDAEVLLRPGSDRPLIVFDAAPALTR
- the cofD gene encoding 2-phospho-L-lactate transferase; the encoded protein is MTGGVADTSDGPRIVVLAGGVGGSKFVVGVREAARRRWPDAAGGTRAEITVIVNTGDDLWLSGLRLQPDVDSMIYALAGVNDTARGWGRAGESERVATELQAWGAGWPWFTLGDLDLGAHIARTGWLRDGASVTEVVDRLASRWPLGIRLLPMTDTEVDTHVFTARGRMHFQEWWTRHRATLPAQRFDAPGIAQSAPAPGVVDALAAADVILFAPSNPVVSLGPILSVPGISDAVRAAPGAVVGVSPIIAGAPVRGMADACLAAIGLAATADAVGHHYGARAAGGLLDAWLIAEEDASLAGGLEAAGLRAPVHPLWMRDLDTATALAAEALHSAELDAHQTS
- the cofC gene encoding 2-phospho-L-lactate guanylyltransferase, whose protein sequence is MIRGSGVGVPLPGVPAREWIVVIPVKRAEIGKSRLRIPGVDREPLARAIALDTVEAATACERVAEVIVVTSDEVTATALRVLPRVRLVRDRSEGLTAAIGLGVSAAPDLRPRAVMLGDLPALRPDELARALAFASSHSRAFVPDAEGTGTVLATARAGFDLTPCFGVDSASAHRAAGFVEVGFPVLSGLRRDLDHAEHLRAARRAGLGPRTAALVDRPLVLAS
- the fgd gene encoding glucose-6-phosphate dehydrogenase (coenzyme-F420), which codes for MTLTLGYKASAEQFDPLELVEISVAAEAHGMQSVFASDHFQPWRHTGGHAPFSLTWMAAVGERTSSIRIGTSVLTPTFRYNPAVLAQAFASLGCLYQDRIILGVGSGEALNEIATGFRGAGEQEWPEFKERYARLRESVRLMRALWSGDRVNFDGEYYSTHDASIYDRPEGGIPIYIAAGGPMVARYAGRAGDGFICTSGKGQELYVDQLLPAVREGLEQSERSFDDYDRMIEIKLSYEETREAALENTRFWSPLSLSKEQKHDITDPVEMEKAADALPLETIAKRWIVGNDPDAVAAEIQQYIDWGFNHLVFHAPGHDQRRFLQLFERDIAPRLRDTAVLRDTAAELRG